TCCCGGGCATTCTCTGCCATAATTTGTTTTTTGACTTCTCGATCCGATACATTGCTCAGTGCCTGGTCGGGCGAATCAAAATCCCAGTGCGGGTAATCGGTTGCAAACATCAGTTTGTCGTCCATGTCCATGTGCGCCAGCATCTGCTCGAAATACGCCGGGTCTGAAGGCTCTTCTACGGGCTGTGTAGTCAGATAGAAATGGTCCCGGATATATTCCGAGGGCAGGCGCTTTAAATAGGGCACTTCCATCTTGAGTTTTCGGTACCAGTTATCCATCCGCCACATCAAAGGTGCCACCCACCCAAAGCCGCCTTCGATCAGAACGATTTTTAAGTCGGGAAATCGTTCGAATACGCCTTCGTACACATAGCTCGTTACCTGCGCCTGAAATGCCATGGGCATCCCGCCGTGATCCTGAATATAATGCGCGGCCTTGCCCGCGCCCGTAATTGGGCCAATACCCGTGCCGCCAAAGTGAATGCCGATGGGGAGGTCGTAGTCAACGGCTGCCTCGTAAATTTTCCAGTATTTACGGCGACCCAGCGGTTCCATTGTTCGCGCCATGAACATCAGTTGTACAAATCCCGGATGATCGCCCAGGCGTTCAATTTCAGCGACGGCGAGGTCGGCGTCTTCATACGCGACAGTCAGGGATGCGCGCAACCGATCGTCTTTTTCCAGCCATTCGGCTATTTGCCATTCATTAACCGCCTGTGCAATTGCCGCTCCGTATTCCAGGTTTTGCTGTCCCCCAGCAGGCGATAGCGGGTTCAATATGCCGTATTCCATTTCCCAGGTATCCAGCAATTGTTCCTGCATAAAACCCAGATGCGACCCAGGGGGTCCTTCAGGGGGGAATGCATCGTTTCGCGCGGCAAAGGGCACAGCTCTCGGACAATTGGACCCGGATCGTCTGCGCCCTGCAATGCTCAGATGGTAATCTTTCCAGGCGCTGGGCATATAATCTACCCAGACCTCAGTGGCGGGAGATTGATAGCCATCTACATTGTGAATATCGCAATCGATTACCGATAGCTTTTCTCTCTTTTTGACCTCTGGCTCTTCTAAAATAGTCATCGCCATAGCGGTATCTCCTCA
The Gemmatimonadota bacterium genome window above contains:
- a CDS encoding amidohydrolase family protein; this encodes MAMTILEEPEVKKREKLSVIDCDIHNVDGYQSPATEVWVDYMPSAWKDYHLSIAGRRRSGSNCPRAVPFAARNDAFPPEGPPGSHLGFMQEQLLDTWEMEYGILNPLSPAGGQQNLEYGAAIAQAVNEWQIAEWLEKDDRLRASLTVAYEDADLAVAEIERLGDHPGFVQLMFMARTMEPLGRRKYWKIYEAAVDYDLPIGIHFGGTGIGPITGAGKAAHYIQDHGGMPMAFQAQVTSYVYEGVFERFPDLKIVLIEGGFGWVAPLMWRMDNWYRKLKMEVPYLKRLPSEYIRDHFYLTTQPVEEPSDPAYFEQMLAHMDMDDKLMFATDYPHWDFDSPDQALSNVSDREVKKQIMAENARELYDLD